Within Methyloversatilis discipulorum, the genomic segment CCCCGGTCGCGGCACCTCGGTCATCCTGACGTTGCCTGCCAGCGACCCCACACTGCTCGACCTACAGCCCATGCAGGCCGCCTCATGAACAGTACGCACGACGACACACCGATACGCATCCTGCTGGTCGATGACCACACCCTGTTCCGCCGTGGTCTGACCGCCCTGCTGTCGCGCGACCCGAAGCTGCAGATCGTCGGCGACGCCGCCGACGCGGGAGAGGCGCAGCGGCGCGCCGAGGCACTACAGCCCGACGTCATCCTGCTCGACAACCACTTGCCCGGCGTCAATGGTGTCGACGCGCTGCCGGCGCTGCGCGAGGCGGCGCCGGGCGCGCGTCTGATCATGCTCACCATCAGCGAGGACGGCGAAGATCTGGCCGCCGCGCTGCGCGCCGGCGCCAGCGGCTATCTGCTGAAGACGATGGAGGGCGAAGCGCTGTCGCGGGCCATCCATCGCGCCATGCGCGGCGAGCCGGTGGTGGCCGACGAAATGACCGGCAAGCTGGTCGAGGTATTCCGCCAGGCGGCCACCCCGACGCCCGCTGCGGCCGAGACGCCGCCCCAGAGCGGCGCACTGTCGCCGCGCGAAACCGACATCCTGCGCGGCATCGCCCGCGGCGACAGCAACAAGGTGATCGCCCGCGACCTCGGCATTGCCGAAACCACGGTGAAGATCCACGTGCAGCACATCCTGCGCAAGCTGGGCGTCGCCTCGCGCGTACAGGTCGCCGTCATCGCGGTGGAACGCGGCCTGATCTGACATCGGCACACCGGTTGCCGGGTTCGTCGAAAGCGTGACAGACGGGCGACAGGCCTGCTCGACCGTGCGCAGCGCCACCGTTGCAGTCGCGGCCAAGAGCCGGTCTTGCGGGAGCAAGCTCTGCTCGCGACGAACCCCATGTCGCAGCCGCACTCATTGACCCTGGTCAACCCTCCTCCATTCGGACGATGCAGTAGTTCTTCGGAACTACCCGAACGTCCGCGTCATCGTTCTTCCGCATCGTCCGTGCGCTACCACCGAAGGATGCCGCCGTACTGACCCGCTCCCTAAGATCGCATCAGTCTTAAAGGGAGGATTCCGTCATGACCAGGAAAGGGCAGGCACTGTCGGTGCTGATCGTCAGCACCCTGGCGTTCACCGTGTGCTTCATGGTGTGGATGATGTTCGGCGTGATCGGCATACCGATCAAGAAGGCGCTCGATCTCAACGCCACCCAGTTCGGTCTGCTGACCGCCACGCCGGTGCTCACCGGCTCGCTGGTGCGGGTGCCGCTGGGCATCTGGACCGACAAGTACGGCGGTCGCATCGTGATGACGCTGCTGATGGCGGCCACCGTGCCGGCGATCTGGATGATGAGCTATGCCACCGAGTACTGGCATTTCCTCGTCATCGGCCTGTTCGTCGGCCTGGCCGGCGGTTCGTTCTCGGTCGGCACGCCCTATGTCGCGCGCTGGTTCCCGAAGGAGCAGCAGGGCTTCGCGATGGGCGTGTATGGCGCTGGCAACTCGGGCGCGGCGGTCAACAAGTTCGTCGCACCGGCCCTGCTGGTCGCTTTCGGCTGGACCATGGTGCCGCAGGTGTACGCCGCCATCATGCTCGGCACCGTCATCATCTTCTGGCTGTTCAGCCACAGCGACCCGGCCCACCTGGTGCCGAGCAATGTGCGCTTCGTCGACCAGCTCAAGGCGCTGAAGGACCCGCGCGTGCTGAAGTACTGCCAGTACTACAGCATCGTGTTCGGCGGTTACGTCGCGCTCAGCCTGTGGATGGTGCAGTACTACGTCGGCGAGTACGGCCTCGACATCCGTGCCGCCGCGCTGCTGGCCGCCTGTTTCTCGCTGCCCGGCGGCGTGCTTCGCGCGATCGGCGGCTGGCTGTCCGACAAGTACGGCGCGCACAGCGTCACCTGGTGGGTGCTGTGGGTGAGCTGGATCTGCCTCTTCCTGCTCAGCTACCCGCAGACGCAATTCACCGTCGTCACCATCAACGGTGAGCAGACCTTCCATATCGGTCTGAACGTGTATGCCTTCACCGGCCTGATGTTCATCCTCGGCATCGCCTGGGCCTTCGGCAAGGCCAGCGTGTTCAAGTACATCAGCAACGACTACCCCGCCAACATCGGCACCATCAGCGGCATCGTCGGCCTGGCCGGCGGCCTTGGCGGCTTCGTGCTGCCCATCATGTTCGGTGCCCTGCTCGATCTGACCGGCATACGCTCCAGCGCCTTCATGTTGATGTACGGCGTGGTGTGGGTGTCGCTGATCTGGATGTACTTCACCGAAGTCCGCCGCACCCCGCTGATGGACAGCACGTCCGCAGCCCAGTCCTGAACCGGACACCACGGAGATCATCATGAACGCAAGCACACACGCCGGCACCCGTCCGGTACAGGGCGCCCCCCGCGGCCCCGATGTCGAGGACTGGCGGCCGGAGGACGATGCCTTCTGGGAATCGACCGGCAAGAAGGTGGCCTACCGCAACCTGTGGATCTCGATTCCCGCGCTGCTGTGCGGATTCGCGGTCTGGGGCATGTGGGGCATCATCACCGTGCAGATGCTCAACCTGGGCTTTCCCTTCACCCAGGACCAGCTGTTCACGCTGACCGCCATCGCCGGCATCTCCGGCGCCACGATGCGCATCCCGGCCTCCTTCCTGATCCGCCTGGCCGGTGGCCGCAACACCATCTTCCTGACCACGGCAATGCTGCTGGCGCCGGCCATCGGTACCGGCATCGCGCTGCAGCACACCGACTGGCCGCTGTGGGTGTTCCAGCTGATGGCGCTGTGGTGCGGCGTCGGCGGCGGCAATTTCGCCAGTTCGATGTCCAACATCAGCACCTTCTTCCCGAAGCGGCTGCAGGGCACCGCGCTGGGCCTCAACGCCGGCCTCGGCAACTTCGGCGTGACGACGATGCAGATCGTCATCCCGCTGGTGATGACCGTGCCGCTGCTCGGCGCCTTCGGCGGCGAGCCGATGACGCTGATGAAGGACAGCGGCTGGATCTTCGGCAAGATCGCCGCCGGCACACCGACCTGGATCCAGAACGCCGGCTTCGCCTGGGTGCTGTCGCTGGTGCCGCTATCCATCCTGTGCTGGTTCGGCATGAACAACCTGAAGGCGGTGTCGCCCGACACCGGCAACCCCATCGTCGCCTTCTCGAAGATCACCTATCTGTACACGCTGGCCTTCGTACCCGCGATCTTCATGCTCTATCTGTACCTGCCGGCGCCGACCGGTCTGGGCCTGCTGAACATGTGGGTGGCGATTCCGCTCGACATCATCATGGCGCTGACGGTGATGAAGCTCGCCGCCTTCGGCCCGATGCGCGAAGGCGTGACCCGGCAGTTCAAGATCTTCAGCGACAAGCACACATGGTCGATGACCATCCTGTACATCGTCACCTTCGGTTCCTTCATCGGTTTCTCGATGGCGCTGCCGCTGGCGATGAAGGTGATCTTCGGCGTCAGCCACGTGCCCGATGCCAATGGCGTCATGCAGCACACGCTGCCGAACCCGAACGCGCCCACCGTGCTGGCCTTCGCCTGGATCGGCCCCTTCGTCGGCGCCGCCGTGCGCCCTCTCGGCGGCTGGATCTCCGACAAGTGGGGCGGCTCCATCGTCACGCAGATCATCTCGCTGGTGATGGTCGTCGCGTCGGTGGCGGTCGGTTACGTGATGAAGCTGGCCTACAGCTCGGCCACGCCCGAGCAGTACTTCCCGATGTTCCTCGGCCTGTTCATCGTGCTGTTCTTTGCCAGCGGCATCGGCAACGGTTCGACCTTCCGCACCATCGGCGTCATCTTCGATCGCCAGCAGGCCGGCCCGGTGCTGGGCTGGACGTCCGCGGTCGCCGCCTACGGCGCCTTCATCGCACCGGTGGTCATCGGTGCGCAGATCAAGGCCGGCACGCCCGAGCTCGCGATGTACGGCTTCGCCGCGTTCTACGCGATCTGCCTGTTCATCAACTGGTGGTTCTACCTGCGCCGCAATGCGTACGTGAAGAACCCCTGACCCCATGCCCCCGCCGAGCCCCGCTACAGGAGAGCACACATGAGCCACTTTCTCGACCGACTGACCCACTTCTCCGCCCCGAAGGAGAGCTTCTCGGGCGATCACGGCATCGCCACCGGCGAAGACCGCAGCTGGGAGGATGCCTACCGCGACCGCTGGGCGCACGACAAGATCGTGCGCTCCACCCACGGCGTGAACTGCACCGGTTCCTGCTCGTGGAAGATCTACGTCAAGGGCGGCATCGTCACCTGGGAAACCCAGCAGACCGACTACCCGCGCACCCGCTGGGACATGCCCAACCACGAGCCGCGCGGCTGTGCGCGCGGTGCCAGCTACAGCTGGTACCTTTACAGCGCCAACCGCGTGAAGTATCCGATGGTGCGCGGCCGCCTGCTCAAGAGCTGGCGCGAGGCGCGCCTGAAGCATGGCCCGGTCGAAGCCTGGGCCTCCATCGTCGAGAACGACGCGAAGCGCCGTGACTACCAGCAGGTGCGCGGCCTCGGCGGCTTCGTCCGCTCCAGCTGGGACGAGGTGAACGAGCTGGTCGCCGCCGCCAACGTCTACACCATCAAGAAGCACGGCCCGGACCGCATCATCGGCTTCTCGCCGATCCCGGCGATGTCGATGGTGAGCTATGCCGCCGGCAGCCGCTACCTGAGCCTGATCGGTGGCGTCTGCATGAGCTTCTACGACTGGTACTGCGACCTGCCGCCGTCCAGCCCGCAGATCTGGGGCGAACAGACCGACGTGCCGGAATCGGCCGACTGGTACAACTCGACCTACATCATCGCCTGGGGCTCCAACGTGCCGCAGACGCGCACGCCGGACGCCCACTTCTTCACCGAGGTCCGCTACAAGGGCGCGAAGACCGTCGCCGTCACGCCCGACTACGCCGAGATCAGCAAGCTGGCCGACCTCTGGCTGCACCCGAAACAGGGCACCGACGCCGCGGTGGCGATGGCCATGGGCCACGTCATCCTGAAGGAGTTCTACTTTGGCAGCGCCGCAGAGCGCCGGGCCGCCCCAAGCGAGGCGGACCCCCTCGGGGGGCGGGCGCCGCGCAGCGGCGACCTGGGGGCCGGAAGATCTGCGTACTTCGATGATTACGCGCGCCGCTACACCGATCTGCCCATGCTGGTGCTGCTGAAGGAACACACCCTGCCCAACGGCAAGACGGTGATGGTGCCGGACCGCTACGTGCGCGCCAGCGACTTCAACGGAAAGCTGGGGCAGGCCAACAATCCTGACTGGAAAACGGTCGCCTTCGACGAGAACGGCCGCGTCGTACTGCCCAACGGCGCCATCGGCTTCCGCTGGGGCCCGGACGGCCGCGCCGACGCTGGCCAGTGGAACCTCGAAGCGAAGGAAGCGCGCCACGGCGGCGACGTGAAGCTGAAACTGTCGGTGCTCGAAGGCGATACCACCCCGGTCGAGCACACGCAGGTCGCCTTCCCCTACTTCGGCGGCATCGAGCACGAACACTTCCCGAACAGCCCGCAGGGCGGCGGCGACGTGCTGCTGCGCACGGTGCCGGTGCAGCGCATCGCGCTCGGCAAGGCAGGCGACAAGCGCGACGCACTGGTGGCCACCGTGTTCGACCTGCAGGTCGCGAACTACGGCGTCGGCCGCGGTCTTCCCGGCGACACCGGTGCGAGCAGCTACGATCAGGACATCGCCTACACGCCCGCCTGGCAGGAGAAGATCACCGGCGTGCCGCGCGACCAGATCATCACGGTTGCCCGCCAGTTCGCCGACAACGCCGACAAGACCCGCGGTAAGTCCATGGTCATCATCGGCGCGGCGATGAACCACTGGTACCACTGCGACATGAACTACCGCGGCATCATCAACATGCTGATGATGTGCGGTTGCATCGGCCAGAGCGGCGGCGGCTGGGCGCACTACGTCGGGCAGGAGAAGCTGCGCCCGCAGACCGGCTGGACCGCGCTCGCCTTCGCACTCGACTGGATACGCCCGCCGCGGCAGCAGAACTCGACCAGCTTCTTCTACGCGCACACCGACCAGTGGCGCTACGAAAAGCTCGGCGTCGAGGAAGTGCTGTCCCCGCTCGCCGACAAGTCGCTGTTCGGCGGCAGCATGATCGACTACAACGTGCGCGCCGAGCGCATGGGCTGGCTGCCCAGCGCGCCGCAGCTGAAGACCAACCCGATCCAGGTGGTGCGCGACGCCAACGCGGCGGGCGTCGATCCGAAGGACTACGCGGTCGGCGCGCTGAAGAACGGCCAGCTCGAACTGAGCTGCGAGGACCCGGACGCGCCGCAGAACTGGCCGCGCAACATGTTCGTGTGGCGCTCCAACATCCTCGGTTCCAGCGGCAAGGGCCACGAGTACTTCCTGAAGCACCTGCTGGGCACCAGCAACGGCGTGCAGGGCAAGGACCTCGGCTCGGACGACGCCAAGCCGCAGGAAGTGAAGTGGCACACGGAAGCGCCCGAAGGCAAGCTCGACCTGCTGGTGACGCTCGATTTCCGCATGAGCACCACCTGCCTGTATTCGGACATCGTGCTGCCGACCGCCACCTGGTACGAGAAGAACGACCTCAATACCAGCGACATGCACCCCTTCATCCACCCGCTGTCGACCGCGGTCGACCCGGCCTGGCAGTCGAAGAGCGACTGGGACATCTACAAGGGCTTCGCCAAGAAGTTCAGCGAAGTGTGCGTCGGCCACCTCGGCGTCGAACGCGAACTGGTGCTGACGCCGCTGATGCACGACAGCCCGGCCGAACTGGCCCAGCCCTTCGGCGTCGCCGACTGGAAGCGCGGCGAGTGCGATCTGATCCCGGGCAAGACGGCGCCGCAGATGACGGTGGTCGAGCGCGACTACCCGAACGTCTACAAGCGCTTCACCGCGGTCGGCCCGCTGCTGACCAAGGTGGGCAACGGCGGCAAGGGCATCGCCTGGAACACGCAGGACGAGGTGCGCCAGCTTGGCGAACTGAACGGTCTGGTGACCGATGAGGGCGCGACCAAGGGCATGCCGAAGATCGACAGCGACATCGACGCCTGCGAAGTGGTGATGATGCTGGCGCCGGAAACCAACGGCCAGGTCGCGGTGAAGGCGTGGAAGGCGCTGGGCAAGCAGACCGGGCGCGATCACGAGCACCTGGCCATCTATCGCGAGGACGAGAAGATCCGCTTCCGCGACATCCAGGCGCAGCCGCGCAAGATCATCTCGTCGCCGACGTGGTCCGGACTGGAGAGCGAGAAGGTGTCGTACAACGCCGGCTATACCAATGTGCATGAACTGATCCCATGGCGCACGCTGACCGGCCGTCAGCAGTTCTACCAGGACCATCCGTGGATGCGCGCCTTCGGCGAAGGCTTCGTCAGCTACCGCCCGCCGGTGGACCTGAAGACCACGGCGGCGATCGCTGGCATCAAGAGCAACGGCAATCCGGAGATCCAGCTCAACTTCATCACGCCGCACCAGAAGTGGGGCATCCACTCGACCTACAGCGACAACCTGCACATGCTGACGCTGAACCGCGGCGGCCCGGTGATCTGGCTGTCCGAGGACGACGCGAAGAAGGCCGGCATCGTCGATAACGACTGGGTCGAACTGTTCAACGTGAATGGCGCGATCACCGCGCGCGCCGTGGTGAGCCAGCGGGTCAATCCGGGCATGGTGCTGATGTACCACGCACAGGAAAAGATCATCAACACGCCGGGGTCGGAGATCACCGGTGCGCGCGGCGGCATCCACAACTCGGTCACCCGCATCGTGCTGAAGCCGACGCACATGATCGGCGGCTATGCCCAGCTGAGCTACGGCTTCAACTACTACGGAACCATCGGCACCAACCGCGACGAGTTCGTCGTCGTGCGCAAGATGAAGCGCATCGACTGGCTCGACGGCGAAGCCGCTGCCACCGATACCGCCCACGCCTAAGGAGACATGACATGAAAATACGCGCTCAAATCGGCATGGTGCTCAACCTCGACAAGTGCATCGGTTGCCACACCTGCTCGGTCACCTGCAAGAACGTGTGGACCAGCCGTCCCGGCATGGAATACGCGTGGTTCAACAACGTCGAAACCAAGCCCGGCATCGGTTACCCGAAGGAATGGGAGAACCAGGACAAGTGGCAGGGTGGCTGGATGCGCAAGAGCGACGGCTCGATCGCGCCGCGCCAGGGCGGCAAGTGGCAGCTTCTGATGAAGATCTTCGCCAACCCGCATCTGCCGGAAATCGACGACTACTACGAGCCCTTCACCTTCGACTACGACCACCTGCAGTCGGCGCCCGAAATGAAGGCGGCGCCGACCGCGCGGCCGCGCAGCCTGATCACCGGCCAGCGCATGGAAAAGATTGAATGGGGCCCGAACTGGGAGGAGATTCTCGGCGGCGAATTCTCGAAGCGCTCGAAGGACAAGAACTTCGACGAGGTGCAGAAGGACATCTACGGCCAGTTCGAGAACACCTTCATGATGTACCTGCCGCGGCTGTGCGAGCACTGCCTGAACCCGGCCTGCGTCGCCAGCTGCCCGTCCGGCTCGATCTACAAGCGCGAAGAGGACGGCATCGTGCTGATCGACCAGGACAAGTGCCGCGGCTGGCGCATGTGCGTGTCCGGCTGTCCGTACAAGAAGATCTACTACAACTGGCAATCGGGGAAAGCAGAGAAGTGCATCTTCTGCTACCCGCGCATCGAAGCCGGCCAGCCCACCGTGTGCTCGGAAACCTGCGTCGGCCGCATCCGCTACCTCGGCGTGCTGCTGTATGACGCCGACCGCATCCAGGAAGCGGCTTCGGTCGAACATGACCGCGACCTCTACCAGGCCCAGCTCGACATCTTCCTCGACCCGAACGATCCGAAGGTGATCGAACAGGCCCGTGCCGACGGCATCCCCGATTCGTGGATGGAAGCCGCCCGCCGCAGCCCGGTCTACAAGATGGCGGTGGAGTGGAAGGTGGCGCTGCCGCTGCACCCGGAATACCGCACGCTGCCCATGGTGTGGTACGTGCCACCGCTGTCGCCGATCACCGCCGCCGCCAACGCCGGCCAGGTCGGTGTCAATGGCGAGATTCCGGACGTGAACCAGCTGCGCATTCCGGTCAAATACCTCGCCAACCTGCTTACCGCCGGCGACACGCAACCGGTCGTGCGCGCACTCGAACGCATGCTGGCGATGCGCGCCTACCAGCGCGAGAAGCACGTCGATGGTCGCATCAATACCGCGGCATTGACCCAGGTCGGCATCAGCCAGGCCGCGGTCGAGGACATGTACCACGTGATGGCGATCGCCAACTACGAGGACCGCTTCGTCATTCCGTCGGCCCACCGCGAGTACGCGGAGAACGCCTTCGACGTGCGCGGCGGCTGCGGCTTCTCATTCGGTAACGGCTGCTCGGAAGGCAGTTCCGACAGCAGCCTGTTCGGCGGCAACAAGCGCCGGACCATCCCGATCAAGGCGGTGGTATGACCATTTTTACGACACCGAAGAAAATGACCCACACGCTGCGCGCCTGCGCGCTGCTGATCGGCTACCCGGACGCCAGCCTGCGCGGACTGCTGCCCGACCTGCGCCTGGCGCTGCACGACGAGGCGGCGCTGTCGGCCTCCCGTCTGGCCGAGCTGGATGCGCTGATCGACACGCTGCAGCAGCAGCCCGCGCTCGATGGCGAAGCCGCCTACGTCGAACTGTTCGACCGCGGCCGTTCGACCTCGCTGCACCTGTTCGAACACGTGCATGGCGATTCGCGCGACCGCGGGCCGGCGATGATCGATCTGGCGCAGACCTACGAGAAAGCCGGCCTCTTCCTGTCCGCCGGCGAACTGCCGGATTACCTGCCGGTGGTGCTCGAATTCGCCTCGACCCAGCCGCCGAAGGAGGCGCGCGCCTTCCTCGCCGAAATGACGCACATCCTGAATGCGTTGTTCACGGCGCTGGTCAAGCGCGAAAGCCGCTACGCGAGCGTGGTCGGCGCGCTGATCGAACTGGCCGGCGAACGCGCCCACGCGGTGAAGATCCAGCCCGACGAAGCGCTCGACGACAGCTGGGCCGAACCACTCGCCTTCGACGGCTGCTCCTCGCACGGCCAGGCCAAGCCCGGCACACCGCAGCCCATCAACCTCGTCCGCAAGTCCTCCGCCACTCAAGGAGTACAACCATGACTTCCTGGCTCGACAACCTGCTGTTCGGTTACTACCCCTACATCTGCCTCGCCGTATTCTTCATCGGCAGTCTGCTGCGCTTCGACCGCGACCAGTACACCTGGAAGAGCGATTCGTCGCAGCTGCTGCGCCGCGGCCAGCTCAGGCTGGGCAGCAATCTGTTCCACATCGGCGTGCTCTTCCTGTTCTTCGGGCACTTCTTCGGCATGCTGACGCCGCACGTCGTCTATGAGCATTTCATCGGCGCCGGCGCCAAGCAGCTGGTCGCGATGGTGACCGGCGGCATCGCCGGTCTGCTCGGCTTCATCGGCCTGACGCTGCTGCTGC encodes:
- a CDS encoding response regulator — translated: MNSTHDDTPIRILLVDDHTLFRRGLTALLSRDPKLQIVGDAADAGEAQRRAEALQPDVILLDNHLPGVNGVDALPALREAAPGARLIMLTISEDGEDLAAALRAGASGYLLKTMEGEALSRAIHRAMRGEPVVADEMTGKLVEVFRQAATPTPAAAETPPQSGALSPRETDILRGIARGDSNKVIARDLGIAETTVKIHVQHILRKLGVASRVQVAVIAVERGLI
- a CDS encoding MFS transporter; this encodes MTRKGQALSVLIVSTLAFTVCFMVWMMFGVIGIPIKKALDLNATQFGLLTATPVLTGSLVRVPLGIWTDKYGGRIVMTLLMAATVPAIWMMSYATEYWHFLVIGLFVGLAGGSFSVGTPYVARWFPKEQQGFAMGVYGAGNSGAAVNKFVAPALLVAFGWTMVPQVYAAIMLGTVIIFWLFSHSDPAHLVPSNVRFVDQLKALKDPRVLKYCQYYSIVFGGYVALSLWMVQYYVGEYGLDIRAAALLAACFSLPGGVLRAIGGWLSDKYGAHSVTWWVLWVSWICLFLLSYPQTQFTVVTINGEQTFHIGLNVYAFTGLMFILGIAWAFGKASVFKYISNDYPANIGTISGIVGLAGGLGGFVLPIMFGALLDLTGIRSSAFMLMYGVVWVSLIWMYFTEVRRTPLMDSTSAAQS
- a CDS encoding MFS transporter; this encodes MNASTHAGTRPVQGAPRGPDVEDWRPEDDAFWESTGKKVAYRNLWISIPALLCGFAVWGMWGIITVQMLNLGFPFTQDQLFTLTAIAGISGATMRIPASFLIRLAGGRNTIFLTTAMLLAPAIGTGIALQHTDWPLWVFQLMALWCGVGGGNFASSMSNISTFFPKRLQGTALGLNAGLGNFGVTTMQIVIPLVMTVPLLGAFGGEPMTLMKDSGWIFGKIAAGTPTWIQNAGFAWVLSLVPLSILCWFGMNNLKAVSPDTGNPIVAFSKITYLYTLAFVPAIFMLYLYLPAPTGLGLLNMWVAIPLDIIMALTVMKLAAFGPMREGVTRQFKIFSDKHTWSMTILYIVTFGSFIGFSMALPLAMKVIFGVSHVPDANGVMQHTLPNPNAPTVLAFAWIGPFVGAAVRPLGGWISDKWGGSIVTQIISLVMVVASVAVGYVMKLAYSSATPEQYFPMFLGLFIVLFFASGIGNGSTFRTIGVIFDRQQAGPVLGWTSAVAAYGAFIAPVVIGAQIKAGTPELAMYGFAAFYAICLFINWWFYLRRNAYVKNP
- a CDS encoding nitrate reductase subunit alpha → MSHFLDRLTHFSAPKESFSGDHGIATGEDRSWEDAYRDRWAHDKIVRSTHGVNCTGSCSWKIYVKGGIVTWETQQTDYPRTRWDMPNHEPRGCARGASYSWYLYSANRVKYPMVRGRLLKSWREARLKHGPVEAWASIVENDAKRRDYQQVRGLGGFVRSSWDEVNELVAAANVYTIKKHGPDRIIGFSPIPAMSMVSYAAGSRYLSLIGGVCMSFYDWYCDLPPSSPQIWGEQTDVPESADWYNSTYIIAWGSNVPQTRTPDAHFFTEVRYKGAKTVAVTPDYAEISKLADLWLHPKQGTDAAVAMAMGHVILKEFYFGSAAERRAAPSEADPLGGRAPRSGDLGAGRSAYFDDYARRYTDLPMLVLLKEHTLPNGKTVMVPDRYVRASDFNGKLGQANNPDWKTVAFDENGRVVLPNGAIGFRWGPDGRADAGQWNLEAKEARHGGDVKLKLSVLEGDTTPVEHTQVAFPYFGGIEHEHFPNSPQGGGDVLLRTVPVQRIALGKAGDKRDALVATVFDLQVANYGVGRGLPGDTGASSYDQDIAYTPAWQEKITGVPRDQIITVARQFADNADKTRGKSMVIIGAAMNHWYHCDMNYRGIINMLMMCGCIGQSGGGWAHYVGQEKLRPQTGWTALAFALDWIRPPRQQNSTSFFYAHTDQWRYEKLGVEEVLSPLADKSLFGGSMIDYNVRAERMGWLPSAPQLKTNPIQVVRDANAAGVDPKDYAVGALKNGQLELSCEDPDAPQNWPRNMFVWRSNILGSSGKGHEYFLKHLLGTSNGVQGKDLGSDDAKPQEVKWHTEAPEGKLDLLVTLDFRMSTTCLYSDIVLPTATWYEKNDLNTSDMHPFIHPLSTAVDPAWQSKSDWDIYKGFAKKFSEVCVGHLGVERELVLTPLMHDSPAELAQPFGVADWKRGECDLIPGKTAPQMTVVERDYPNVYKRFTAVGPLLTKVGNGGKGIAWNTQDEVRQLGELNGLVTDEGATKGMPKIDSDIDACEVVMMLAPETNGQVAVKAWKALGKQTGRDHEHLAIYREDEKIRFRDIQAQPRKIISSPTWSGLESEKVSYNAGYTNVHELIPWRTLTGRQQFYQDHPWMRAFGEGFVSYRPPVDLKTTAAIAGIKSNGNPEIQLNFITPHQKWGIHSTYSDNLHMLTLNRGGPVIWLSEDDAKKAGIVDNDWVELFNVNGAITARAVVSQRVNPGMVLMYHAQEKIINTPGSEITGARGGIHNSVTRIVLKPTHMIGGYAQLSYGFNYYGTIGTNRDEFVVVRKMKRIDWLDGEAAATDTAHA
- the narH gene encoding nitrate reductase subunit beta, producing the protein MKIRAQIGMVLNLDKCIGCHTCSVTCKNVWTSRPGMEYAWFNNVETKPGIGYPKEWENQDKWQGGWMRKSDGSIAPRQGGKWQLLMKIFANPHLPEIDDYYEPFTFDYDHLQSAPEMKAAPTARPRSLITGQRMEKIEWGPNWEEILGGEFSKRSKDKNFDEVQKDIYGQFENTFMMYLPRLCEHCLNPACVASCPSGSIYKREEDGIVLIDQDKCRGWRMCVSGCPYKKIYYNWQSGKAEKCIFCYPRIEAGQPTVCSETCVGRIRYLGVLLYDADRIQEAASVEHDRDLYQAQLDIFLDPNDPKVIEQARADGIPDSWMEAARRSPVYKMAVEWKVALPLHPEYRTLPMVWYVPPLSPITAAANAGQVGVNGEIPDVNQLRIPVKYLANLLTAGDTQPVVRALERMLAMRAYQREKHVDGRINTAALTQVGISQAAVEDMYHVMAIANYEDRFVIPSAHREYAENAFDVRGGCGFSFGNGCSEGSSDSSLFGGNKRRTIPIKAVV
- the narJ gene encoding nitrate reductase molybdenum cofactor assembly chaperone; this encodes MTHTLRACALLIGYPDASLRGLLPDLRLALHDEAALSASRLAELDALIDTLQQQPALDGEAAYVELFDRGRSTSLHLFEHVHGDSRDRGPAMIDLAQTYEKAGLFLSAGELPDYLPVVLEFASTQPPKEARAFLAEMTHILNALFTALVKRESRYASVVGALIELAGERAHAVKIQPDEALDDSWAEPLAFDGCSSHGQAKPGTPQPINLVRKSSATQGVQP